Proteins encoded within one genomic window of Panicum virgatum strain AP13 chromosome 1N, P.virgatum_v5, whole genome shotgun sequence:
- the LOC120654126 gene encoding uncharacterized protein LOC120654126 — protein MAPRSHLLDLETDDVLFFYDGACHCSDRVGVAARVVVFLAVALLLHLVAPFRHAAAACGGLYGAYCLLIDRTTRQPRSRSSSSAGPLPRATTRRVMAGCGGAGIVCSK, from the coding sequence ATGGCGCCTCGCAGCCACCTCCTCGACCTGGAGACGGACGACGTGCTCTTCTTCTACGACGGCGCCTGCCACTGCAGTGACCGCGTCGGCGTGGCCGCCCGCGTTGTCGtcttcctcgccgtcgccctgctCCTCCATCTCGTCGCCCCGTtccggcacgccgccgccgcctgcggggGCCTCTACGGCGCCTACTGCCTCCTCATCGACCGCACCACGCGGCAGCCACGCTCGCGGTCTTCCTCTTCCGCTGGGCCGCTCCCTCGCGCCACTACTCGGCGCGTGATGGCAGGCTGCGGTGGAGCAGGAATCGTGTGTTCGAAATGA
- the LOC120656199 gene encoding 2-hydroxy-palmitic acid dioxygenase mpo1-like produces MAKPSGGGGGGLLDLERHYAFYGAYHSNPVNVGIHELFVWPILLTAFLLLHLTAPFAHAAGIAAAVYGTYYFLLDRRAGALGALLCFLCWAASGALAARLGFSVGWKVVLVAQLVCWTMQFIGHGVFEKRAPALLDNLVQAFLMAPFFVLLEILHTFGGYEPYPGFHDKVSKMIEKARKEWEDKNSKKSS; encoded by the exons ATGGCGAagcctagcggcggcggcgggggcggcctcCTGGACCTGGAGAGGCACTACGCCTTCTACGGCGCGTACCACAGCAACCCCGTCAACGTGGGCATCCACGAGCTCTTCGTCTGGCCCATCCTCCTCACCGCGTTCCTGCTGCTCCACCTCACCGCCCCGttcgcgcacgccgccggcatCGCCGCCGCGGTCTACGGCACCTACTACTTCCTCCTcgaccgccgcgccggcgcgctcggggccctcctctgcttcctctgctGGGCCGCCAgcggcgccctcgccgcccgcctcggCTTCTCCGTCGGATGGAAG GTTGTATTGGTGGCTCAGTTGGTCTGTTGGACTATGCAATTCATTGGTCATGGAGTTTTCGAG AAGCGAGCGCCTGCTCTCCTTGACAATCTTGTCCAGGCTTTCTTGATGGCTCCATTCTTTGTGCTGCTAGAG ATTCTTCACACATTTGGTGGGTACGAACCATATCCTGGCTTCCACGACAAGGTGAGCAAGATGATCGAGAAGGCTCGGAAGGAATGGGAGGACAAGAATTCGAAGAAATCATCATGA
- the LOC120656200 gene encoding NAC domain-containing protein 92-like, with product MENDVHHHQQQQRQRQEAMELPPGFRFHPTDEELITHYLARKAADARFAPRAVGEADLNKCEPWDLPARATMGEKEWYFFCVKDRKYPTGLRTNRATESGYWKATGKDREIFRGKALVGMKKTLVFYTGRAPKGGKTGWVMHEYRLDGKHAAAAAGSSSSRLIPSIRAGASKDEWVLCRVFKKSIEPPVVAAGKRSSGSGACMEAADVEGPSVSMADDLAACALPPLMDVSGGSGAAAMSLSAAAAAGIELPPPPSQHVTCFSNALEGHFLNPPFGLLPSAGPAAADHFAMAASASPFLASMMQTQYDGGAGVGGMVHELLREGGGWYSKLGERERLSGGASQDTGLTSEVNPAAISSSRQHMDHHDASLWDY from the exons ATGGAGAACGACGTGCACcatcaccagcagcagcagcggcagcggcaggaggCCATGGAGCTGCCCCCGGGGTTCCGGTTCCACCCCACCGACGAGGAGCTCATCACGCACTACCTCGCCAGGAAGGCCGCCGACGCGCGCTTCGCCCCGCGCGCCGTCGGCGAGGCCGACCTCAACAAGTGCGAGCCATGGGACCTGCCCG CTCGGGCGACCATGGGGGAGAAGGAGTGGTACTTCTTCTGCGTCAAGGACCGCAAGTACCCGACGGGGCTGAGGACGAACCGGGCCACCGAGTCCGGCTACTGGAAGGCGACGGGCAAGGACCGGGAGATCTTCAGGGGCAAGGCCCTCGTCGGCATGAAGAAGACGCTCGTCTTCTACACGGGGAGGGCGCCCAAGGGCGGCAAGACCGGCTGGGTCATGCACGAGTACCGCCTCGACGGcaagcacgccgccgccgccgccggcagcagcagcagccgcctcaTCCCCTCGATCAGAGCTGGCGCGTCAAAG GACGAGTGGGTGCTGTGCAGGGTGTTCAAGAAGAGCATCGAGCCGCCGGTTGTGGCTGCCGGCAAGAGGTCGTCGGGCTCGGGCGCATGCATGGAGGCGGCGGACGTCGAGGGGCCGTCCGTGTCCATGGCGGACGACCTCGCTGCGTGCGCGCTGCCTCCGCTGATGGACGtgtccggcggcagcggcgccgccgccatgtcgctttcagcagcggcggcggcgggcatcgagctaccgccgccgccgtcacaaCACGTGACCTGCTTCTCCAACGCGCTGGAGGGCCACTTCCTGAACCCACCCTTCGGCCTGCTCCCCTCCGCGGGCCCGGCGGCCGCGGACCACTTCGCCATGgcggcctccgcctcgccgttcCTGGCGAGCATGATGCAGACGCAgtacgacggcggcgcgggcgtgggCGGCATGGTGCACGAGCTCCTGCGGGAGGGCGGCGGGTGGTACAGCAAGCTGGGCGAGAGGGAGCGTctgagcggcggcgcgtcgcaGGACACCGGCCTCACCTCGGAGGTGAACCCCGCCGCGATCTCATCATCGCGGCAGCACATGGATCACCATGACGCCTCCCTCTGGGATTACTGA